A stretch of the Lactuca sativa cultivar Salinas chromosome 9, Lsat_Salinas_v11, whole genome shotgun sequence genome encodes the following:
- the LOC111882200 gene encoding uncharacterized protein LOC111882200 produces the protein MKNLNERKRHWQSQNPNYVPPKKESSGKGKEKLKGQENLIPNAYYSKSQNRKSSIGPQTGSLNRKSSFSPQTGSQNRKSIFGPKSSFGPSSISNLVKDVKGKGKLNSEIHNKKKSANPKIQKKTPKPFNNTPTNTPKIKQDKIKIKVIRDEQFDDEWYIDSGWSLHMTGRKEEQREFGSLKDGGSMKYGNNSYGTIKGYGMRTNGDFSIRKVAYVEGLQHNLINASQLVVGTCLKKLDDTPKLKMFIKQVEVQLRKTVRIIRSDNGLEFKNKEFEDFLDV, from the exons ATGAAGAATTTGAATGAGCGAAAACGtcattggcaatctcaaaatcccAACTATGTTCCTCCAAAGAAAGAATCAAGTggtaaaggaaaggaaaaactgAAAGGACAAGAAAATTTAATCCCAAATGCTTATTATTCCAAATCTCAGAACCGAAAGTCAAGTATCGGTCCCCAAACCGGCTCTCTGAACCGAAAGTCAAGTTTCAGTCCCCAAACCGGCTCTCAGAACCGAAAGTCAATCTTCGGTCCCAAGTCCAGTTTCGGTCCTTCCAGTATATCAAATTTAGTAAAGGAtgtcaaaggaaagggaaagctcaATTCTGAGATTCATAATAAGAAAAAGTCAGCTAACCCTAAGATTCAAAAGAAAACACCAAAACCATTTAACAACACACCAACTAATACACCAAAGATTAAACAAGATAAAATTAAAATCAAG GtgatacgtgacgagcagtttgatgatGAATGGTATATAGATAGTGGATGGTCGcttcacatgacaggaaggaaagaagagcaGAGGGAGTTTGGGTCCCTAAAGGATGGTGGATCTATGAAGTATGGCAATAACTCGTAtggaacaatcaaaggatatgggatgAGAACCAACGGAGACTTCTCAATTCGGAAAGTTGCGTATGTGGAAggattgcagcataatctcatcaatGCATCACAACTAGTTGTGGGCACATGTTTGaag aaattagATGATACTCCCAAGttgaagatgtttatcaagcaagttgaagtgcagctgagaAAGACAGTGAGGAttatcagaagcgacaatgggctggaattcaaaaataaagaatttgaggaCTTTCTAGATGTCTAG